CAGCGGTCAGAAAGAAGTAGGCGTTGTCGCCTTGTTGGAAACAGCAGATTTGGCCGAGAGTCTCGTAAGAGCGCTTGCCCTTTTCGCCAAGGCGCATCTTTGCCAGTCCGTTTTCCACATATTCATCCACACCGATTTCGACATCGCCCATTTCCAAACAGTCGCCCGTGAAAAATGCTATTTGCAGTTCGACACTGCCATCAGCAGCAGGGCTGGCTAGTTGCGCCAGCAGGGCACGTCCGCTGGCGAGCTCGGCATTGAGGCGGCGGATGTCTGCAGCCACGACAGGGCGGACGAATACAACAGAATCTTTTATACGAATTTCAAATTCGTCCGCACGGCTTAGCTTGGCTTCCACCGAGGATACGGGCTGCTCTTGTAAAGCCGGGATTTTGGTAATCGACTTGACACGTATGCTCAGGATACGGGCGGGAATGTCCCGAAAATTCATTTGCCGCCCCTTACAAACTTGAAAGTCAGGCTTTCAGGAAAAGCATTTTCGCCCCGCGCGGGAACTGCCGTTTTGGCCGAGAAATTCAGCACGGACTCGTACTCCATGACGTCGTGACTCTCGAATGAAAATGGGTAGAACAGACGGCGCGGCAGGGTTAGTTCTGTTGTGCTGGCCGGGATGACACGTTCCCAACGTGGTGTTTGAATACGAATGAATGCGGGGTGTTCGCCGCCGCAATAAGGGCAGCTTTCATGATCATCAGCGAAATAGCTCATGGCACATTCGGGGCAATCCAACGCGCGGTCGGCTGCTTTGATAAGTTCCAACGCCCAAAACGCCATCGTGGGGCGGCTAGGCGGGTGTTCTCGGCCAGCTCCGAAAGTTGCTTGAAAAAGGCGACGCAATCCCGGTGTTGTGACCAGGACGCGTGGCAAACCACCAGTGCCCTTGTTGGAATCGTTATCTTCGTCATCCACGAAAGGCAGGTACCCAGCGTATGCCTGATCTTCTATGCTGGCGGGCGCACCGTCGCCACTCGCCTGCGGCTCAGCGTCCCAGCCGCCATCGTCGTCCTCAGTTTGCAGCACTTTGTTGCCGATGAATGGGTGGCACAGCGCTAACAGCTTGAAGGCCATGACAGCGAAAGCCCAACAATCCGTTCGTGGGCGGGACTGATCGCGACCTTGCACCACTTCCGGCGCGCCGTAACCCGGCGTATAGACCGACGCGCCGCCGCTGAGTAACTCAGGGCGCATGTTGTCGGCATCTATCAGCCAGACATCGGGGGTGTCGCCTTCGCCAATGAAAGCATTGTTGGGGGAAATGTCACCATAGACCATTCCCGCGTTGTGGAGGCGGGCGAGGATGGCGGCGCACTTCGCCAGCGCGCGCAGACGGCGACGTGTAGAGCCTGTGCTGGCGTAATGCAGCAGCCGAAGCGCCTGGTCTTTGTCAGGAATCTTCGCCAGCCATTGTGGCAAGGCGTGTCTTTCATCTTCCAGCTTCTTCTTACTTCTGCCATCCAAATCGAAAACGGCGAATGGCCTCATATCGTTCAAAAGACGCATCACATAGCCCGGCTCGTCTCGTAAGATGGCGAGTGGTAGGGAAACAGGGATGCGCTGTGGCATGGGCAGCAGGCGGATGCGCTGGAAACGCTCGCGCAGATTGGCGTTTTTGTCCGGCTGGCCGGAAGCGTCCAGTGGTTGCTTGACAGCCAAATCCGCATCCTTGGTGCGATAGACCACGCCTTGTCCACCGCGAGCAAGTTCATCGGCAATCTGATGGAAATTGCCATACTCATCTACAAGAACTTTCGGAGCTTGGTGTTCAATGGATTCATGCATCCGGGACGTCCTCACGAAAAAGGCAAGCGATGGTTTTGTCGTCGCTGTGCTTGGGAGTAGGCCATTTTTCGAGCATTGCTCGGGTGCGGCGATTGGCACTTATTTCGGCAATGGAGCAATGTGCCTCGATAAAGCCCGATACAAAACCATCG
This sequence is a window from Methylomonas methanica MC09. Protein-coding genes within it:
- a CDS encoding protein kinase domain-containing protein produces the protein MHESIEHQAPKVLVDEYGNFHQIADELARGGQGVVYRTKDADLAVKQPLDASGQPDKNANLRERFQRIRLLPMPQRIPVSLPLAILRDEPGYVMRLLNDMRPFAVFDLDGRSKKKLEDERHALPQWLAKIPDKDQALRLLHYASTGSTRRRLRALAKCAAILARLHNAGMVYGDISPNNAFIGEGDTPDVWLIDADNMRPELLSGGASVYTPGYGAPEVVQGRDQSRPRTDCWAFAVMAFKLLALCHPFIGNKVLQTEDDDGGWDAEPQASGDGAPASIEDQAYAGYLPFVDDEDNDSNKGTGGLPRVLVTTPGLRRLFQATFGAGREHPPSRPTMAFWALELIKAADRALDCPECAMSYFADDHESCPYCGGEHPAFIRIQTPRWERVIPASTTELTLPRRLFYPFSFESHDVMEYESVLNFSAKTAVPARGENAFPESLTFKFVRGGK